In Arachis hypogaea cultivar Tifrunner chromosome 2, arahy.Tifrunner.gnm2.J5K5, whole genome shotgun sequence, a genomic segment contains:
- the LOC112750383 gene encoding pentatricopeptide repeat-containing protein At1g79490, mitochondrial has protein sequence MIRHRKLLSSTTNLCKLTRNLFVPRSSISPVPFKQKLISFTSITAFTSVRRIAGFCKDLNFVEQLSSIRCYCHNGGGHKEWTEEIEYLDESGSILYKGKGIRSVEPGIDDHVMVGEVKKPFVNAAAVAKIVEVVKRWKWGPELETQLDKLQFVPNMTHIVQSLKIISDSDACLSLFRWAKREPWYSSSDECYVILFDSLNQRRDFDGIQILFDEMVGDSTSKGASLSVSCNRVIQYLANAEKLEVSFCCFKKIQEAGGEIDTETYNSLITLFLGKGLPYKAFEIYESMEKASCSLNSSTYELMIPNLAKSGRLDAAFKLFQEMKGRGFRPGLSIFLSLVDSMGKAGRLDGARKVYTEMRGYGYKPPPTIFVSLIESYVKSGKLETALKLWDEMKKTGYRPNFGLYTLIIESHAKSGKLDIALSSFSDMEKAGFLPTPSTYICLLEMHAASGQIDHAMRLYNSMTNAGLRPPLSTYTVLLTLLANKKLVDVAAKILLEMKAMGYSVDVTASDVLMVYIREGSVDLALRWLRFMGSSGIRTNNFIIRQLFESCMKNGLYESAKPLLETYVNSAAKVDLILYTSILAYLVRCQEEQNERRLMSILSATKHKAHVFMCGLFCGPDQRGQPVLSFVREFFQNIDYELEEGAARYFVNVLLNYLVLMGQINRARCVWKVAYENKLFPKAIVFDQHIAWSLDVRNLSVGAALIAVVHTLHRFRKRMLYYGIVPRRIKLVTGPTLKIVIAQMLSSVESPFEVSKVVLRATGDSVMEWFKKPIVQQFLLNEIPSRADILMHRLNILFPSSAPEIRSLSPPKPLISGREYKQSS, from the coding sequence ATGATTCGTCACCGCAAATTGCTCTCTTCCACTACAAATCTTTGCAAACTCACCCGCAATCTCTTTGTCCCTCGCTCCTCCATTTCCCCGGTACCTTTTAAGCAAAAGTTAATATCTTTTACATCTATAACCGCATTCACTTCGGTTCGGAGAATCGCAGGTTTCTGCAAAGATTTGAACTTTGTTGAGCAGCTTAGTTCAATCAGATGCTACTGCCATAATGGTGGTGGGCATAAGGAATGGACTGAGGAAATTGAGTACTTGGATGAATCGGGTAGTATACTTTACAAGGGTAAGGGTATAAGGTCCGTGGAGCCTGGGATCGATGATCATGTGATGGTGGGTGAGGTCAAGAAGCCCTTTGTAAATGCTGCGGCTGTGGCGAAAATAGTTGAggttgtgaagaggtggaaatggGGGCCAGAGTTGGAGACACAATTGGACAAGCTCCAGTTTGTGCCTAACATGACTCACATTGTTCAATCCTTGAAGATCATTAGTGATAGTGATGCATGTTTGAGTTTGTTTAGGTGGGCGAAGCGGGAACCTTGGTATTCATCTAGTGATGAGTGTTATGTTATCTTGTTTGATTCTCTTAACCAGCGTAGGGACTTTGATGGAATACAAATATTGTTTGATGAGATGGTTGGTGATTCTACCAGTAAGGGAGCTTCCTTGTCTGTTTCATGTAATCGGGTGATTCAATATTTGGCCAATGCTGAGAAGTTGGAGGTCTCATTTTGCTGCTTTAAGAAGATACAGGAGGCTGGTGGTGAGATTGATACCGAAACATACAATTCCCTTATTACTTTGTTTTTGGGTAAAGGTTTGCCTTATAAGGCATTTGAGATATATGAGAGCATGGAAAAGGCCAGTTGTTCATTGAATAGTTCAACTTATGAATTGATGATCCCAAATTTGGCAAAGTCAGGCCGTCTTGATGCTGCTTTCAAACTCTTCCAAGAAATGAAAGGAAGAGGTTTCCGGCCAGGCCTAAGCATCTTTTTGTCCCTTGTTGATTCAATGGGGAAGGCTGGGAGATTAGACGGTGCAAGGAAGGTTTACACAGAGATGCGAGGTTATGGGTACAAGCCACCACCTACTATATTTGTTTCTCTAATTGAATCTTATGTGAAGTCTGGAAAGTTAGAAACTGCTCTTAAGCTTTGGGATGAGATGAAGAAAACAGGGTACAGGCCTAACTTTGGGTTATACACTTTGATCATTGAATCCCATGCGAAATCAGGGAAGCTTGACATTGCTCTGTCTTCATTTTCAGACATGGAGAAAGCGGGCTTTCTGCCGACCCCATCTACTTATATTTGTCTATTGGAAATGCATGCTGCATCTGGACAAATAGATCATGCCATGAGGCTGTACAATTCAATGACAAATGCTGGTTTGAGGCCTCCTCTGAGCACTTACACTGTTCTTTTGACTCTACTTGCTAATAAGAAGCTGGTGGATGTGGCTGCCAAAATCCTACTTGAAATGAAGGCCATGGGATATTCAGTGGATGTCACAGCTAGTGATGTTTTGATGGTTTATATCAGGGAAGGTTCAGTTGATCTTGCTTTGAGGTGGCTGCGTTTCATGGGCTCATCCGGGATTAGAACCAATAATTTTATAATCAGGCAGTTGTTCGAGTCGTGCATGAAGAATGGATTATATGAATCAGCCAAGCCTCTTCTTGAAACGTATGTAAACTCAGCTGCAAAAGTTGACTTGATACTTTACACTTCCATTCTAGCTTATCTAGTTAGGTGTCAGGAAGAGCAGAATGAGAGACGCTTGATGTCTATCCTTAGTGCTACGAAGCATAAGGCGCACGTTTTTATGTGCGGACTTTTCTGTGGCCCAGACCAGAGGGGACAACCGGTGTTATCTTTTGTCAGGGAATTCTTTCAAAATATTGATTATGAATTGGAGGAAGGCGCTGCAAGGTACTTTGTGAATGTTCTTCTCAATTACCTAGTTCTAATGGGGCAGATAAACCGAGCCCGATGTGTTTGGAAGGTTGCATATGAGAACAAGCTTTTCCCAAAGGCTATAGTTTTTGATCAGCACATCGCCTGGTCCCTTGATGTTAGAAACTTGTCTGTTGGAGCAGCTCTTATAGCAGTAGTGCACACTCTTCATAGGTTTAGGAAGCGCATGCTCTATTACGGTATTGTACCAAGACGGATTAAGTTGGTGACAGGGCCCACTTTAAAGATCGTGATTGCGCAGATGTTGAGCTCTGTAGAGTCTCCATTTGAGGTCAGTAAGGTGGTTCTTAGGGCCACAGGAGATTCAGTCATGGAGTGGTTCAAGAAACCGATAGTTCAGCAGTTTCTTCTGAATGAAATTCCATCTAGGGCTGATATCCTGATGCACAGGCTCAACATACTTTTTCCCAGTTCAGCACCTGAAATTAGGTCTTTATCCCCACCTAAACCTCTCATTTCTGGCAGGGAGTATAAGCAATCTTCGTAG